A part of Arachis hypogaea cultivar Tifrunner chromosome 12, arahy.Tifrunner.gnm2.J5K5, whole genome shotgun sequence genomic DNA contains:
- the LOC112730695 gene encoding putative disease resistance RPP13-like protein 1, which translates to MAAKLYGGAYLTSFVDAILEKLSPILEDDSFVERNILLGRLEKTMYEVGPVLDDAEQKQFTNKKVKKWLVDLQDALYFADDLVDELSTKAAIATTLRDPGISSSCSSLVDSYIEDTGDMEKIVCTLESVVAKKNYHRLKECPKVDMSSWRTPSTSLVVSSDIFGRDEDKEKIIKLLLDDTRHAESSVTVIPIVGMGGIGKTTLAQLVYNDVKVVENFDTRVWVCVAENPDPVHVTRTIIGAIDSYPCTMDNFDFLQTTLKKNLTEKKFLIVLDDVWHDHRDTWEDFLKPFRDGNIGSKILLTTRSEKVASVFVAPNRHYQLSLLSGEDCWSVFLKHSSVSTNSEQYATLEPIGRKIVEKCKGLPLAVKTLGGLLRNKYNVRDWENILKSEIWELPEDESKIIPALRVSYHYLPSHLKRCFVYCSLYPEDYQFDKDELVLLWMAEDLLQPIENNALEDIGCAYFDELVARSFFQLSSDDAGLFVMHDLMHDLATFFAGKFLSRVDKFGNPHMADSKTRHLSYWDPISSFLEPYNGAIYMRTFLCVHAQLNDIECDFWLQQLKCSRVLSFCRFKILSLPDSIGELIHLRYLDLFGTPILTLPESLSKLYNLQTLKLRDCWMLKMLPNGMQDLVNLRHLDIRGADRLEEMPKGMSKLKHLNFLTGYIVGKQVENGIRELGALDDLHGSLCISKLENVNNSHEALEAKMGNKKHINILELKWRRGDIVDVESARDLLEELQPHRNLKELSIEGYRGEIFPDWLGFSCYSNMTKLSLRSCKNCRQLPSLGQLPSLQHLDITGLDGLERIGGEFYNNPESSHQGTPFRSLLSLRFDKMPRWREWHIPDEFDGFPKLKNFSILHCPVLSGDLPAHLPALEELSIWECEELSCSLPRAPKLQHLSIMPAKSVLECLLHIQSLPCLQSLIICKCSSAISISGDYLPDSLQYLEITGCSKLTFSKPLQHKSLTQIYVNRCDSVTLFPLGALPNLKTLYISDCPEMDCFGEECLPPSLTTLRIGGCCEKLERWITSKGLQSEGLTHLSIGPWDEVKSFPGEGCLPASLEYLHLSWFSNLETLDCKGLHQLSFLQNLTIDYCRKLENITQENLPASISKLHIRGECPLRSKLEEMNDPRIQFDTD; encoded by the exons ATGGCTGCAAAACTTTATGGTGGAGCATATCTCACTTCCTTTGTTGATGCTATTTTGGAGAAGCTTTCTCCAATACTTGAAGACGACTCATTTGTGGAAAGGAACATCTTGCTTGGAAGGTTGGAGAAAACTATGTATGAGGTTGGACCTGTTCTTGATGATGCTGAGCAGAAGCAGTTCACTaacaagaaagtgaagaagtggCTTGTTGATCTCCAAGATGCTCTCTATTTTGCTGATGATTTGGTCGATGAACTCTCCACTAAGGCCGCCATCGCCACCACTCTAAGAGATCCAGGTatctcttcttcctgttcttctcTTGTTGATTCATATATTGAAGATACTGGTGACATGGAAAAAATAGTTTGTACACTAGAGTCTGTTGTAGCAAAGAAAAATTATCATCGTCTGAAAGAGTGCCCCAAGGTGGACATGTCGTCATGGAGAACTCCATCCACATCTCTCGTTGTAAGTTCTGACATTTTTGGTCGGGATGAAGACAAGGAGAAGATAATCAAATTGCTGTTAGATGATACTCGTCATGCTGAATCATCTGTAACTGTGATCCCCATTGTGGGTATGGGCGGAATAGGAAAAACTACGTTGGCTCAACTGGTTTACAATGATGTCAAAGTGGTGGAAAATTTTGACACGAGAGTATGGGTGTGTGTTGCTGAAAATCCCGACCCTGTTCATGTTACAAGGACAATAATAGGAGCAATAGATTCCTATCCTTGTACCATGGACAATTTTGATTTTCTTCAaactactttaaaaaaaaatttaacagaaAAGAAATTCTTAATTGTTTTGGATGATGTCTGGCATGATCATCGAGACACATGGGAGGATTTCCTAAAACCTTTTCGGGATGGGAATATTGGAAGTAAAATTCTCTTAACAACCCGGAGTGAAAAGGTTGCTTCTGTGTTCGTAGCTCCTAATCGACATTATCAATTAAGTTTATTGTCAGGAGAAGATTGTTGGTCGGTGTTTTTGAAGCATTCATCTGTTTCTACTAATTCCGAACAATATGCAACTCTAGAACCAATTGGTAGAAAAATTGTTGAAAAGTGTAAGGGGTTACCTTTGGCTGTGAAGACACTTGGAGGCTTACTGCGCAATAAGTATAATGTAAGGGATTGGGAGAATATACTTAAAAGTGAAATTTGGGAACTCCCGGAAGATGAAAGTAAGATTATTCCTGCATTAAGAGTTAGCTATCACTACCTCCCTTCACATTTAAAGCGATGCTTTGTTTATTGCTCACTGTATCCTGAAGATTATCAATTTGACAAAGATGAATTAGTCTTGTTGTGGATGGCTGAAGATCTCTTACAGCCAATTGAAAACAATGCATTAGAAGATATTGGTTGtgcttattttgatgaattagtTGCAAGATCATTTTTTCAACTTTCTAGTGATGATGCTGGGTTATTTGTAATGCACGATCTCATGCATGATCTAGCAACGTTTTTTGCTGGAAAATTCCTTTCCAGAGTCGACAAATTTGGCAATCCACACATGGCAGATAGCAAAACTCGTCATTTGTCATATTGGGATCCAATCTCAAGTTTTCTAGAGCCCTATAATGGAGCAATATATATGAGAACATTTCTATGTGTTCATGCTCAATTAAATGATATTGAATGTGATTTTTGGCTACAACAATTAAAGTGTTCAAGAGTTTTGTCATTTTGTCGTTTTAAAATCCTGTCATTGCCTGATTCAATAGGTGAGTTGATCCATTTGCGTTATTTGGATCTCTTTGGAACACCTATTCTCACATTGCCGGAATCATTGTCTAAATTATACAATCTTCAAACGTTGAAGTTGAGGGATTGTTGGATGCTAAAGATGCTTCCCAACGGCATGCAAGATCTTGTGAACCTACGCCATCTTGATATCAGGGGAGCTGATCGTTTAGAAGAGATGCCAAAAGGAATGAGTAAGTTAAAGCATCTGAACTTCTTAACTGGTTATATTGTCGGGAAGCAAGTGGAGAATGGGATAAGAGAATTGGGAGCACTTGATGATCTTCATGGCTCACTTTGCATCTCCAAGTTAGAGAATGTGAACAACAGCCATGAAGCTTTGGAGGCGAAGATGGGTAACAAGAAGCACATCAACATTTTAGAATTGAAATGGCGTAGAGGTGATATTGTTGATGTTGAAAGTGCAAGAGATTTACTTGAGGAGTTACAACCTCACCGAAACTTGAAAGAGTTATCAATTGAAGGTTATAGGGGTGAAATATTCCCCGATTGGTTAGGCTTTTCTTGCTACTCCAATATGACTAAATTGAGTCTGAGGAGTTGTAAGAATTGTCGTCAGCTTCCTTCGTTGGGACAGTTACCGTCTCTGCAGCATCTGGATATCACGGGACTTGATGGGTTGGAGAGAATTGGTGGTGAGTTTTACAACAACCCTGAATCATCTCATCAGGGGACACCCTTCAGATCTCTTCTAAGTCTGAGATTTGATAAAATGCCTCGCTGGCGAGAGTGGCATATTCCTGATGAGTTTGATGGATTTCCAAAACTTAAAAACTTTTCAATACTTCACTGTCCGGTGTTAAGTGGAGATCTGCCTGCTCACCTTCCAGCTCTGGAGGAACTTAGCATTTGGGAATGTGAAGAACTTTCGTGTTCACTTCCGAGAGCTCCCAAGCTTCAGCATCTTAGCATTATGCCGGCGAAGTCCGTATTGGAGTGCCTGCTCCACATCCAATCGTTGCCGTGTCTCCAAAGTTTGATAATCTGCAAGTGTTCGTCAGCCATATCAATTTCAGGAGACTATTTGCCCGATTCATTACAATATCTGGAAATCACGGGGTGTTCAAAATTAACATTCTCAAAGCCACTGCAACACAAGTCTCTAACGCAGATATACGTGAACCGGTGTGATTCAGTGACGTTGTTTCCATTGGGGGCCCTTCCAAATCTCAAGACACTGTATATCTCAGATTGCCCAGAAATGGATTGTTTTGGAGAGGAGTGCCTCCCGCCGAGCTTGACAACTCTTCGTATCGGTGGCTGCTGCGAGAAACTAGAGAGGTGGATAACATCAAAGGGTTTGCAGAGTGAAGGCCTTACCCATCTTAGCATTGGTCCATGGGATGAAGTTAAGTCGTTCCCGGGAGAGGGTTGCCTTCCTGCTTCCCTCGAGTATCTACATTTGTCGTGGTTTTCAAATCTGGAGACGCTAGACTGCAAGGGCCTTCACCAACTCTCCTTCCTCCAAAATTTAACAATTGACTACTGTCGAAAGCTGGAGAATATCACACAAGAAAACCTGCCTGCCTCCATATCAAAACTCCACATCAGGGGAGAATGTCCTTTGAGGAGTAAGCTGGAAGAGATGAACGATCCACGAATTCAATTCGACACAG ACTAG